DNA sequence from the Chitinophaga flava genome:
GATGCTACCGTTACTGCCGGTATCGTAAGTGCCAAGTCAAGGTCTATCGGTATCAATAAAAGCGGTGGCAAAATCAATAATTCCATCGAATCTTTCATTCAAACCGATGCTGCCGTAAACCAGGGAAACAGTGGTGGCGCGTTGGTGAATACAGCCGGTGAACTGATCGGTATCAACTCCGCTATTGCCTCCCCTACCGGTTCCTACGCAGGTTATTCCTACGCTATACCGGTTAACCTGGTGAAAAAAGTGGTGAACGATCTTATGAAATATGGTAGTGTGCAAAGGGCTTACCTCGGCGTGAAATATGCCTCCCCTGCCGCCATCGCTTCTATGAGTGATGACCAGCTGCGGGAAATCGGTGTAAGAAGAGATGTAAACGGCGTACAGATCACCGAAGTAATGGACAACAGCTCCGCAGCTTCAGCTGGCCTCCGTCAGGGCGATGTGATCACTAAAATCAATGGCGTAGGCATCAACGGTTCTTCCCAAATGAGCGAACAGGTTGCCCGCTACAAACCAGGCGATAAAATCAGCCTCACCTACCTGCGCGACGATAAGGAATTTACTGCCAACAACATCACGCTTAAAAACCTTCAGGGCACCACAGATGTGGTAAGAATTACCAATCTGGATAAGCTCGGCGCTGACCTGTCTGATCTTAGCAAAGATGAAGCAGCCAGCATTGGCGTAAAAGGCGGGATTAAAGTAAATGATATCAATACCGGTATCCTGAAAAAACAAACCAGCATGGTACCCGGCTTTGTAATCCTTAAAGCCGGTAATACCCCGGTTACTTCCGTAAATGCGCTGAGTGCTGTTCTGGAAAAGGAAAAGAATGTACAACTGGTTGGTTTCTATCCGCAAAGAGGTGGTAATATCTACTATTACAATATCAATACTGGCGGTAAAGGAGCCGAAGACCTCTAAGTCAGTTACGAATTATCAATTACGAATTTTTCCCACGTAATTGGTAATTCGTATTTCGTAATAAAAAAAGCCCCGTTTCATAATACGAAGCGGGGCTTTTTCATTAATGTACAAGTAAAGTCTGGACAAACTAACAAGTAATAGCTAGATCTATGAAAACCCATAATGAAAATAAGATAAGTATATGACGTTCTTTTACACAACTTCGTGAACATAGTAATCCAGACAGGGAACGCACAAAAAAGCCGGTTAAGCGCATGGCCACCGGCTTAAAATATTTATAAAACGTAAAATTACAGGTTGATCACCCCTTTCAGCTGGGTAAAGAACTCGTCTTTTTTACGGGAAGAGATCGGGATATTTTTCTGATCGCTCATCACCACGGCTGTTCCCAGTCCTTTGATAATCTTAACGATATGGTGAATATTGATCAGAAATGACTTGTGTACGCGATAGAATCCCTTGTCGGACAACATTTCTTCATATTCCTTCAGTGATTTGGAAATCAGGTGGGAAACGTTGTTGATCAACTGGATTTTGGTATAACTGTCAAATGCTTCACAGTAGATAATATCTTTCAGATCGATCACATTATACCCGTCATTTACCGGGATAACGATCTTGGAGAAGGCGTTATCGTTGTTTTTAACGTAATCTTTCAGAATAGAGGCCAGTTCGTTGAGACGGCCTTTTTTGCTTTTCTTTACCTTTTCCAGGGCATCTTCCACCTCACTCACCTTAATAGGTTTCAGCAGGTAGTCCAGTGCGGCAAATTTGATGGCCTGTAAAGCGTATTCCTGGAAAGCAGTGATAAAAATGACCTCAAAATTCAGTACAGGGAACATTTCCAATAACTGAAACCCATTGTGCGGAGGCATTTCAATATCCAGGAACAGCACATCAATGGGGTTATTTTTAATCATTTCTGCCGCCTCATTAATATTCTGCGCTTCTCCAACTACCGTAACATCTTTACAGTAGTTTTCCAAAATATTGCGCAAAATATGAATGTTGCGGACTTCATCGTCTACAATGGCAGCTTTTATATTACTCATAACATCTTAACAATGGGAATCAGGATTTCGACCAAGGTACCTTCCTTGTTGCCGAAACCAGATTTAAATTTATCAATAATTTCTAACTTTCCAACACTTCCATTAAAAGATTTTATAATCTGCAATCTTTCCTTTATCACGCTCAGCGCGGTAGATTCATGTTTGATCAGTCTGGAACTCTTGATACTATTGGACTTGTCCCAGCCTATTCCATCGTCATCTACGGAGCAGTAAAGCAGATCATCTACCATCTCTATCCGGATTTCCAGGGTCCCACTGCTGTTTTTAGGCGCCAATCCGTGTTTAATGGCGTTTTCCACAATGGGCTGGATAATCATGGGCGGAATATATATGGTATAATCTTTCAAAGTGTCTTCCATGATAAAATGGTAGGTAAAGGAGTGGGCAAAACGGATTTTTTCCAGCTCCAGGTACCGGGTCAGAAAAGCGATTTCCTCTTCCAGGGAAATGTAGGATTTGCGGGAATTGTTGAGCATCTGGCGCATCAGCGTTGCAAAGTCTGCCAGGAAGTTCAATGCCTGCTTTTCTTCTTTTTCCAGAATCAGGTGTTGTACCGAGTTGAGGGAGTTGAAGATGAAATGCGGGTTCATCTGGTTAGTCAATGCCTTGGCTTCCAGCTCGGCGATACGCCGGTTGTATTCTGTTTTTCGTTTTTCGGCCTGTTTGATACGTTTTACGATATAACGCAGCACCACCAGAATC
Encoded proteins:
- a CDS encoding trypsin-like peptidase domain-containing protein; protein product: MKFKQIVTTVLISAVTAAAAIFVYGKYFEGRQPGIFQNGSNDIPVNYARYMPGTETKSNAAPPSDFVTSARVAVPGVVHIKTKINPRQVTNGLQRQRSILQDLFGDEFFGDEFNGGGGGRRYYIPGQMASGSGVLISDDGYIVTNNHVIADADEITVSLSNENKTFKAKLVGTDPSTDLAVIKIPARNMPYLLYGNSDNVEIGQWVLAVGYPLNLDATVTAGIVSAKSRSIGINKSGGKINNSIESFIQTDAAVNQGNSGGALVNTAGELIGINSAIASPTGSYAGYSYAIPVNLVKKVVNDLMKYGSVQRAYLGVKYASPAAIASMSDDQLREIGVRRDVNGVQITEVMDNSSAASAGLRQGDVITKINGVGINGSSQMSEQVARYKPGDKISLTYLRDDKEFTANNITLKNLQGTTDVVRITNLDKLGADLSDLSKDEAASIGVKGGIKVNDINTGILKKQTSMVPGFVILKAGNTPVTSVNALSAVLEKEKNVQLVGFYPQRGGNIYYYNINTGGKGAEDL
- a CDS encoding LytR/AlgR family response regulator transcription factor, producing the protein MSNIKAAIVDDEVRNIHILRNILENYCKDVTVVGEAQNINEAAEMIKNNPIDVLFLDIEMPPHNGFQLLEMFPVLNFEVIFITAFQEYALQAIKFAALDYLLKPIKVSEVEDALEKVKKSKKGRLNELASILKDYVKNNDNAFSKIVIPVNDGYNVIDLKDIIYCEAFDSYTKIQLINNVSHLISKSLKEYEEMLSDKGFYRVHKSFLINIHHIVKIIKGLGTAVVMSDQKNIPISSRKKDEFFTQLKGVINL